In the genome of Vicia villosa cultivar HV-30 ecotype Madison, WI linkage group LG7, Vvil1.0, whole genome shotgun sequence, one region contains:
- the LOC131619942 gene encoding uncharacterized protein LOC131619942: protein MEDYKWELGTYFATNQDFKDAIRTYAIHNGRDMKFKKNDKKRMRVICKKGCPWEAYCAKIQNEETWQLRKIVDKHTCIRDFKVNLLNSKWLSSKIQKNVRENPNLRLADIMEKTQQKWNVGINRTLAYRAKTKAIDIVDGSFREQYKRIHDYAHELPRANPGSTVKVTSQPFQGEEESIENPQSQLSPHFQRMYICFKACKDSFFKCGPIIGLDGCFLKGYYGGQFLAAIGRDPNDQMMPIAYAVVEGDTKDSWSWFLELLIADLGGERICKTYTFISDQQKGLLTALEELLPQVDQRFCVSNFRKKFPGAKLKELMWKAATASYTNAFERAMLEMKGVNENAFKHLIKLPARYWSKAFFKPYPLCDALVNNMSEAFNSVFVTSKAKPIITMLEEIRVYLMQRWESNREKIAKRAGEIDYEVRHISNNGEKYVVNLSTKLCSCRLWMLTGLPCCHAMSCMKSQQLDIENFVPDCYKKSVYEACYASVIFPVNGENLWEKKEYAELQPPPIKRQPGRPKKKRTRDPSESIRNETQLKRANFGIKCSRCHMMGHNKSTCKLPPPSQSAQPETTQPEPIQHGPSQPEATQPGATQQESTQSEAILN, encoded by the exons ATGGAGGATTATAAGTGGGAGTTAGGAACATACTTTGCAACTAACCAAGACTTCAAGGATGCCATAAGGACATATGCCATACACAATGGTAGGGACATGAAGTTcaagaaaaatgataaaaaaaggaTGAGAGTGATATGTAAAAAAGGGTGTCCATGGGAGGCATATTGTGCCAAAATtcagaatgaggaaacatggcaGCTCAGGAAGATTGTTGACAAACATACTTGTATTAGGGATTTCAAGGTAAATTTGTTAAACTCAAAATGGCTGAGTAGTAAGATACAGAAAAATGTTAGAGAGAATCCTAATTTAAGGCTAGCTGACATTATGGAAAAAACTCAACAGAAATGGAATGTGGGAATCAATAGAACTCTTGCATACAGGGCCAAGACAAAGGCAATTGACATTGTTGATGGCTCATTTAGAGAACAATATAAAAGGATACATGACTATGCACATGAACTTCCAAGGGCCAATCCTGGTTCAACAGTCAAAGTAACCAGTCAACCATTCCAAGGTGAAGAAGAAAGCATTGAGAATCCTCAAAGTCAACTGAGTCCCCATTTTCAGAGAATGTACATTTGTTTTAAGGCATGCAAGGACAGCTTCTTTAAGTGCGGGCCTATAATAGGATTGGATGGATGCTTCTTGAAGGGTTATTATGGTGGACAGTTTCTTGCTGCAATTGGGAGGGATCCCAATGATCAGATGATGCCTATTGCTTATGCTGTGGTGGAGGGAGACACCAAAGATTCATGGAGTTGGTTCCTTGAGTTGCTGATAGCTGATCTTGGTGGGGAAAGGATTTGCAAAACTTACACTTTCATAAGTGATCAACAAAAG GGACTATTAACAGCCCTAGAAGAACTATTGCCTCAAGTGGATCAGAGGTTCTGTGTCAG CAATTTTAGAAAGAAATTCCCTGGTGCCAAACTCAAGGAATTGATGTGGAAAGCTGCTACAGCTAGTTATACTAATGCATTTGAAAGGGCTATGCTGGAGATGAAGGGTGTTAATGAGAATGCCTTCAAGCATTTGATAAAGCTGCCAGCTAGATATTGGAGTAAGGCATTCTTCAAGCCATATCCTCTTTGTGATGCCTTGGTGAACAACATGTCAGAGGCTTTCAACTCTGTGTTTGTGACTTCTAAGGCCAAACCTATAATTACCATGCTTGAAGAAATCAGAGTATATCTCATGCAAAGGTGGGAGTCAAATAGAGAGAAAATTGCCAA GCGTGCAGGTGAGATTGACTATGAAGTGAGGCACATCTCAAACAATGGAGAAAAGTATGTGGTGAATTTGTCCACCAAGCTGTGTTCTTGCAGGTTATGGATGCTGACAGGTTTACCTTGTTGTCATGCCATGAGTTGTATGAAATCACAACAACTTGATATTGAAAATTTTGTGCCTGACTGTTACAAAAAATCTGTTTATGAGGCATGTTATGCAAGTGTTATTTTTCCTGTCAATGGAGAAAATCTGTGGGAGAAGAAGGAATATGCTGAATTGCAACCACCACCTATCAAGAGGCAGCCAggaaggccaaagaagaagagaacTAGAGACCCATCTGAAAGTATAAGGAATGAGACTCAACTCAAAAGAGCAAACTTTGGCATTAAGTGCAGTAGGTGCCACATGATGGGGCACAACAAATCAACATGCAAACTGCCACCACCAAGCCAGTCTGCTCAACCTGAAACTACTCAGCCTGAGCCAATTCAGCATGGACCTAGCCAGCCTGAAGCTACTCAACCTGGAGCTACTCAGCAAGAATCAACCCAGTCTGAAGCAATTCTGAATTAG
- the LOC131619941 gene encoding S-adenosyl-L-methionine:benzoic acid/salicylic acid carboxyl methyltransferase 3-like, translated as MDVEQRVHMIGGHGEESYANNSLVQGNVISSTKLIREKVITSLYSNTFPSSLTIADMGCSSGPNTLSVVSETIEIVEKICKERNHLSPKYIVYLNDLAGNDFNSVFKSLDNFKEKLSDEIKTEIGNCYFFGVPGSFYGRVFPDQNLHFVHSSFSLHWLSKVPEGLNNNKGAIYIQNTSPSNVIKAYYEQFQKDFSFFIKCRAEEIVEGGCMILTFLGRRGDDPSSKECCYIPELLATALNDMVLEGIIEEDKVNNFNIPNYYPCPSEVKFVVLNEGSFNMNHLEVSEVDLNVSINQSGYKFAQAMRAVFEPLLVSHFGETIIEDAFNRYQEILADRMTKEIIKSTYFTISLTRKSL; from the exons ATGGACGTAGAGCAGAGAGTGCACATGATAGGAGGCCATGGAGAAGAAAGCTATGCAAATAACTCATTGGTGCAG GGAAATGTGATTTCTTCTACAAAGCTCATAAGAGAGAAAGTCATAACTAGTCTATATTCCAATACATTTCCTAGTAGCCTCACAATTGCAGATATGGGTTGTTCTTCTGGACCAAACACTTTATCAGTGGTGTCAGAAACTATCGAGATTGTAGAAAAAATTTGTAAAGAGCGGAATCATTTATCTCCCAAATACATAGTATATTTGAATGATCTTGCAGGAAATGACTTCAACAGTGTCTTTAAGTCACTTGACAACTTCAAAGAGAAACTATCTGATGAAATCAAAACTGAAATCGGCAATTGCTATTTCTTTGGAGTACCTGGTTCTTTCTATGGTAGAGTTTTTCCTGATCAAAATCTGCATTTTGTCCATTCCTCTTTTAGCCTTCACTGGTTATCAAAG GTTCCTGAGGGCTTAAACAATAATAAAGGTGCTATTTACATCCAAAACACGAGTCCTTCAAATGTCATCAAAGCTTACTATGAGCaatttcaaaaagatttttccttttttatcAAGTGTCGTGCAGAGGAAATAGTTGAAGGGGGTTGCATGATTCTAACGTTTTTGGGAAGAAGAGGTGATGATCCAAGTAGCAAGGAATGTTGCTACATTCCAGAGCTTTTAGCCACTGCACTTAATGACATGGTCTTAGAG GGGATTATAGAAGAAGATAAAGTGAATAATTTCAACATTCCTAATTATTATCCATGTCCTAGTGAAGTGAAATTTGTAGTTCTCAACGAAGGATCGTTTAACATGAATCACTTGGAGGTGTCAGAAGTAGATTTAAATGTTTCTATTAATCAAAGTGGATATAAATTTGCACAAGCCATGAGAGCTGTATTTGAACCTTTACTAGTTAGTCATTTTGGCGAAACTATCATTGAAGATGCTTTTAACCGCTATCAAGAAATCTTGGCAGATCGAATGACCAAGGAAATAATAAAGTCAACTTATTTTACTATATCATTGACTAGGAAATCATTATAA
- the LOC131616426 gene encoding S-adenosyl-L-methionine:benzoic acid/salicylic acid carboxyl methyltransferase 3-like produces MDQVYMKGGHGEESYANNSLVQGDVISSTKLIREEAITSLYSNTFPSSLAIADMGCSSGPNTLSVVTEIIKVVEMLCKKLNHSSPEYKIYLNDLAGNDFNSVFKSLDNFKEKISDEIKTEIGNCYFFGVPGSFYGRVFPDRSLHFVHSSYSLHWLSKVPEGLNNKGAINIQSNSPSNVIKAYYEQFQRDFSFFIKCRAEEIVEEGGMVLTFLGRKGDDARSKDCCFISELFATVLNDMVLEGIIDEDQLTTFNNPNYYPSPHEVKLEVLNEGSFDINHLEVSDIDVNASNDHSAYKFTQSMRAVFEPVLVSHFGEAIIEDAFNRYQEKVTDIMAKEIIKTTYFTLSLTRKS; encoded by the exons ATGGATCAGGTGTACATGAAAGGAGGCCATGGAGAAGAAAGTTATGCAAATAACTCATTGGTTCAG GGAGATGTGATTTCTTCTACAAAGCTCATAAGAGAGGAAGCTATAACTAGTCTATATTCCAACACATTTCCTAGTAGTCTTGCAATTGCAGATATGGGTTGTTCTTCTGGCCCAAACACTTTATCAGTGGTCACAGAAATTATCAAGGTTGTGGAAATGCTTTGTAAAAAACTGAATCATTCGTCTCCCGAATACAAAATATATTTGAATGACCTCGCAGGAAATGACTTCAACAGTGTCTTTAAGTCACTTGACAACTTCAAAGAGAAGATATCTGATGAAATCAAAACTGAAATAGGCAATTGCTATTTCTTTGGAGTACCCGGTTCTTTCTATGGTAGAGTTTTTCCTGATCGAAGTCTGCATTTTGTCCACTCCTCTTATAGTCTTCACTGGTTATCAAAG GTTCCGGAGGGTTTAAATAATAAAGGTGCCATTAACATCCAAAGCAATAGTCCTTCGAATGTTATCAAAGCTTACTATGAGCAATTTCAAAGAGACTTCTCATTTTTCATCAAGTGTCGTGCGGAGGAAATAGTTGAAGAGGGTGGCATGGTTCTAACTTTTTTGGGAAGAAAAGGCGATGATGCAAGAAGCAAGGATTGTTGCTTCATTTCTGAGCTTTTTGCCACTGTTCTTAATGACATGGTTTTAGag GGAATTATAGATGAAGATCAATTGACTACTTTCAACAATCCTAATTATTACCCGTctcctcatgaagtgaaattagaAGTTCTCAATGAAGGATCGTTTGACATCAATCACTTGGAGGTGTCAGATATAGATGTAAATGCTTCTAATGATCATAGTGCATATAAATTTACACAATCCATGAGGGCCGTGTTTGAGCCTGTGCTAGTTAGCCATTTTGGCGAAGCTATCATTGAAGATGCTTTTAACCGCTATCAAGAAAAAGTCACAGATATAATGGCCAAGGAAATAATAAAGACGACTTATTTTACCTTGTCATTGACTAGGAAATCATAA